Genomic window (Arcobacter aquimarinus):
AAAAAAACTCTTCTTTTATTAAGATGTAATCCATGTCATATATTTAATTTTATTAAAATGATTTTTAAAGAGAAGTGGCGAGAAGACGAAGGAATCGAACCTCCCGCGGCGTATTACACATAAACCGCCAATCAGGGTTGAAGCCTGTGGTGCCCACCAGGTACACTTGTCTCCCACTTTTTTGTAAGCAAGAAATATTACAGCAAACAATTTTAAAAACATCTGAAAGGGTAAAAATGATTTTACTAAAATCCATTCCAAAGGTTGATAAGTTTATCACACACGAAGCTTTTGAAGGGTTATCAAAAACTTTAGTTACAAAAATCTCAAAAGAAGTTATAGAAAATCTTAGAAATAATATTTTAAATGAAACTATCAAAGAGATAAATGAACAAAGTTTAATATCTGAAGTTTTACAAAATTATGAAAATTTAATATCACCATCTTTAAAAAGTGTTATAAATGCAACGGGTATTATCGTTCATACAAATCTAGGAAGAAGTTTATTAGATGAAAATTCACTAAAAAAAACCATCCAAATAGCTACAACTTACAATAATTTAGAGTATGACCTAAATGAAGGTAAAAGAGGTGAAAGGTATGCTCACATCACAAAAACTCTAAAAGCACTCACAAATTGTGAAGATGCAATAGTAGTAAACAACAATGCAAGTGCTGTTTTTTTGATTTTAAACACTTTTTGCAAAAATAAAGAAGTAGTTGTAAGTAGAGGTGAACTTGTGGAAATTGGGGGAAGTTTTAGAGTTCCTGAGGTTATGACTCAAAGTGGAGCAATTTTAAAAGAGATAGGAACTACTAATAAAACCCATCTAAGAGATTATGAAAATGCCATAAATGAAAAAACATCTATGCTTATGAAAGTTCACAAATCAAACTACTCAATTGAGGGTTTTAGTAGTGAAGTTAGCTTTGAAGAGATTGTAGAAGTAGCCCAAAAAAACAATATCATAGATTATTATGATATGGGAAGTGGTCATATGATTGATTTACCCTACAATCTAAATAAAAACGAACCCTCAATTTTAGAAATTATGCAATATAATCCAAGTTTACTTAGCTTTTCAGGAGATAAACTTTTAGGAAGTGTACAAGCAGGAATCATAATAGGAAAAAAAGAATTAATAGAAAAAATCAAAAAAAACCAACTTTTAAGAATGTTAAGAGTTGATAAAATAACTTTAGCACTTCTTGAGGATACTTTAAATTCATATCTAAAAAATGACTTAGAACAAATACCAACATTAAAAATGCTTTTTGCATCTACTGAAACCTTAGAGCAAAGAGCAACTAAATTAAAAGAAAAAATAGAAGATATTTATAACTGCGAAGTTATAAAAACTTCGACGATGGTAGGAGGTGGAACAACTCCAAATAAAAAGATTCCTTCTATTGCTTTATCACTAGAATACAAAAACTACAAACCAAACCAACTAGAAAAACTTTTAAGAAAAAATCTAATCATAAGCAGAATTGAAAATGAAAAAGTTTTACTTGATTTTAGAACAATTCAAGAAAATGAACTTGAAAAATTAGAGAATATTTTGAAAGGTTTATTTAACTAATGTCAAATATTATTATAGGAACAGCAGGTCATATTGACCATGGAAAAACTGCTTTAATTCGAGCTTTAAATGGTTTGGAAGGTGATAGTACAAATGAAGAAAAAGAAAGAGGAATTACTATTGATTTATCCTTTTCAAATATGTCTAAAGGTCAGCAAAATATAGCTTTTATTGATGTTCCAGGACATGAAAAACTTGTAAAAAATATGATTGCTGGAGCTTTTGGATTTGATTATGTGATGCTTGTAATTAGTGCTATTGAAGGAATAAAACCCCAAACTGTTGAACATATAGAAATCATAAATTTATTAGGACTAAAAGAGATAATTGTAGTAATTACAAAAAAAGATTTAGTAAATAAAGAAGAACTTGAGCTAAAAAAAGAGGAAATTTTAGAATTTTTAAAAGAGTTTGATTTTGAAATTAAGTTTATTTCTTGTGTCTCTATTTATGATGAAACTTCAATCGAAAAACTAAAAATTCAATTATTTAGTATAAAAAACTCAACAAAACAAGAAGAGAATTTCTTTAGATTTTATGTGGATAGAGTCTTTTCTCCAAAAGGAATAGGAACGGTTGTAACAGGAACCGTTCTTGGGAAAAAATGTCTAATTGATGAAAAAGTTTTTATTTGCCAAAATCAAAAAGAGTCAAAAATCAAAAATATTCAAGTTCACAATCAAAATGTTCTTGAAGCAAATATCTCTTCTAGAGCTGCTTTAAACTTACAAAATGTAAATATCACCAATCTAAAAAAAGGTGATTTAATTACAAAAAAAGGTCATATTAGAGGATTTGATGGAATTGACATCTCTTTTAAATGTTTAAAAAACAAAAAACTAAACCACAATCAAACCTACAATTTGTTTATTGGAGCAAAAAAAATTGATGTAAAAGTTTTACTTTTTGATTGTATTACAAATCTTGAAACTGGATTTGCAACCTTAAAAGCAAATGAACAACTTTTTACAATATTTGGTGAAAAAATCATCTTAAGAAGTGGAAATGAGACAATTTGTGGGGGAACTATTTTAAACCCAATAATTGACCCAATGAAAAAAAATCAAAAGAAAAGATTACTTGAAGCTTTAGATAAAAAAGATTTTACAAGCGCCTATAAAGAACTTTTAGAAGCTCATAAAAAAGGTTTAGGAATTATTTCTTCAACTCAAAGATTTGCCCTTTCTCATGAAGAAGCCATTAATTTTGCAAAAAATATGAGTGATGTTTTTATAGATGAAAAAGAGTTAGTTATTTATCCACTTGATACGAAAAACGAGATAAAAGATTATATAAAAGAGATTTATACAAAGAATTCTTATGCCCTACTTTCAAACTCCTCAATAAACTTAAGATTAAAATGGGCAAGTCAAGCTTTTATTCAACTTTGTTTAGATGAACTTGTAAATGAAAACTTCTTAATACATGAAACATCTTTATATAAAAATGCAAATATAAAAGAGGATTTTACAAAAGATTTAGAAAATATTGTTTTACAAAGATTAAAAGATGAAGATATAGAACCAACTGCACCTTATAATATATACGATGATTTGGATATTGATAGAAAATTAGGTGATGATATTTTAAAATCTCTTACTTCTAAAAAACAAGTAATAAGACTTCAACACAATCTTTTTATTCATTTTGAAAGTCTAAATAAAATAGTAAAAACTATGAAAGAGATTATAAAAAAAGATGGATATATAGAACTTTCAAATTTCAAACAAAGATTTGATTTAAGTAGAAAATATCTAATAACTTATCTTGATTATTTAGATAATTATTCAGATATTAAAAAAGTAGATACTAAAAGAATTTTTAGTTAAACTAAAGTTTCTTCTAGTTTTAAGAAAATAGAAAATTTTGCTCCTGATAATTTCTTATCTTTAAAACTAAAATTTTCATTTTCAACTTTTATTATCCCACTAAAAAGATTTTTAACCATTCCTTCTATAATATAAAGACTGATTCCTTTTCCTTGAGTTTTATACTTAGTAGTAAAGTATGGTTCAAAAATTCTATCAATTATATCATTTGGAATTCCACCACCACTATCTAAAAATGAAACTTCTATTTCTTTTTCTTTTTTATAAATATCAATAAAAATAAATCTATCTTTTTTTGAAATCACAGCATCTATACAATTATTTATTATTCCTATAAATATTTGCATAAGTTCATTCTCACAACCATAAAATCCTATTTTTTCTTTTGTATTTATATTTACTTTTATATTGTTTTCTTTCAAGTTTGATTGAAAAATTGTAATAACTTTTTCAAGAGATTTATCCAATAAAAAATAGTCATTTTTTTTATTTGTAGGTCTTAAAAATATCGTAAAATCATCAATAATTTTAGATAGATTTTGACTTGATTGGTTTATGTTTTCCAAAGATTCTATTAAATAGTTATCATCTAAATCATTTATTTGTTTTTTAATTTTTAGTCCTGTTGCCAAAGTTGAAATCAAAGATAAAGGTTGTCTCCAATGATGTGCCATATTTTCAAGCATATCAGCCATAGCTGAAAGTTTTGATTGTTGAAGCATTATTTTTTCATTTTCAACTAATTTTTTTCTATATTTATTTTGCTCTGTAACATCATGAAAAACAAAAACTGCACCTAAAATTTTTCCCTCTTTATTTTTTATAGAAGCAACAGAATCTTCTATTTCAAATAGTTTATTATTTTTATTTATTAAACCTATATTTTCATCCATTACTCTTATTTTTCCTAGACGCAGAATTTTTTTTATTTCTAAATCTATTGGTTTATTAGTTTTTATATCTATTAAATTTAAAATATCATTTATTTTTTTTCCAATAACTTCTTCTTTTGAACAATGCAAAATCTTTTGTGCAACCAAATTTAAAAATGTAACATTAGCATTTTCATCTATTGTTATTACAGCATCACCTATACTTTTTAAAGTAATAATAGCTTTTTCTTTTTCATCATAAAGTTTTTGTTCATACTCATTTTTTTCTTTTCTATATAAATAAAGAAGAATTACTCCGATAAAATTTGATAAAACAAATAAAAAAAGTGCCCATTTAAACTCTTCATTTCTTTTTTCCAATGCATTTTTTATATATTCTTCTTTTAAAGATATTTCTGAATTTAAAGTTTCGATTCTTTTTAGTGTTTCATTCCATTTATTATTAATATTTGCTATTAACCCAAAATCAATTAGAAAAATGATTATTAATGTGATTAACAATATAAGATTTTTTAGTTTATTTATTTTCATATTTTTCCCTATTTAAAAAAGCGAATTGTACCTTAATTAAATAATCAAATAACTTATAAAATTTAAGAATTAAACTACATTTTTTTATTTTATTCACTATTTAGAAATGCTCGCTAAAATTACAAAATGAAATTAACTAAAGAACAAGAAGAGATAATAAATAGCTCAAAACTCTCATTTAAAATAAATGCCGTTGCAGGAAGTGGAAAAACAACAACTTTACTTGAATATGCTAAAAACAATTCTCATTTGAAAATTTTATATCTTGCATACAATAAATCTTTACAAATTTCACTACAAGAAAAATTAAAAGATTATAAACTTCCATATTTACATGTAAGCACCATTCATTCTCTTGCATATAATAAAATAGAAGCTTATAACTATCATTTAACAGCTGATTTAAAAAATCATATTGTTGAAAAAGTTATCACAAATTATGAGTTAAGAGAACATCAAAGAACCTATTATCCAATCCCTGAATATATAGCTTTGATAAAAGATTTAGTAAATTTTTATTGCAATTCATCATTGATAGCTCTTGATTCAAAACTTCTTGAAAATTATAAAAAACAATCAGATTTAGGTGCTAAAATTTTAGAACTTCTAAATAAAAATGAAAAAAGAGTATTAGAACATCTAAAAATCATCCTTTCAAGTATGAAAAACAAAGTTATTGAGGCAACTCATGATTTTTATTTGAAGATGTTTTATCTAAATAAAAAAGTTTCTACAAATCTTCCTTATGATTTGGTTTTGGTTGATGAAGCTCAAGATATAAGTGATGTAATGATAGGAATTATTGAAAATCTAAATTGTAGAAGAATTTATGTGGGAGATTCATTTCAACAAATTTATACCTTTAGATTTGCTACAAATGCCTTAAATAAAATAGATTTACCCTCTTATGATTTAACAAAAAGTTTTAGATTTGGAGATAATTATGCAAAAATTTTACAAAATAATCTAAATAGCTTATATGAAATAAATGGAAGTAAACTTCTAAAAATTTCAGGAATAGAATCAAATACAAAAATAGGAAAAGAACATATAGATTTTTCAAAACAGCTTTGTATAATAGCAAGAAGCACTTTTGGTCTGGTTCAACAACTTGTTTATTATATTCATGATAAGAAAAAAATATATTTTGAAGGTGGCTATAATTCATACTCTTTTATGAATCAAACAGTTTATTCTATTTTTTATCTAAAACAGAAAAAAAATGACAAAATCACAATAGATGAAATCAAAGATTTTGAAACTATTGGTGAGCTTGAACAGTTTGCAAAAGATACAAAAAATCAAGATTATTTAAATATTATTAAATTTATAAACACCTATGGAGATAATATTTTTGAAATAAATAAAAAGATAAAAGAGCATTTAGTAACAAATAAAAAAGATGCTGATATTATCTTTACAACTACACATAAATCAAAAGGTTTAGAGTATGAACAAGTTATAATGGCAGATGATTTTATTTCTAAAAAAGAGCTTGTAAATACAAAAAATAAACTCTCTTTTCAAAGAGCAAATGAAGAGTTAAATATCTATTATGTTGCAGCAACTAGAGCTAAAAAAGCTATACAAATGGCTGATTTAAATCTAACATATACTTACAATGAAAATGACGAAACAACAACTTATGTAAAATCAAGATTTATAAGTAAAAGTGCAAATAATAAAAAAAGTAAAGAATTACAAGAAGAGTGGTTGAAAAAAAATAGGGTTAAAAAAGTATGAAAAAGATTTTAATTATTTTAGCTATTGGTTTTTTAATAGCTATTTTTATGTTTATAGAAAATCAAAAAAAAGAGAATTTAACTTTTTCTTTTTACCATTGGGAAAATAGTTTTAAAGAAAAAAATATAAAAGAGAAACTTTATATAAAAGTTTTAGATATTGCATATTCTACAAAACTTGAAATTATAAAATCAAACTTGCAAGAAAAACCAAAAGATTTTATTCCTGTTGTATATATTACAAATGAAACTATGCAAAATGTAGATTTTTCTTTAGTTTCAAATGCAATTATTCAAGGTTTGAAAAATTATAAGTTTAATGAACTTCAAATAGATTGTGATTGGTCAGGTTCAACTCAATCAAACTACTTTAAACTTTTAGAAGATTTAAAAACTAAACTAAATAAAACTTTGAGTGCAACAATTAGACTTCATCAAATAAAATATTACACAAAAACAGGTGTTCCTAACGTAGATTATGGTGTTTTGATGTATTACAATATGTCAAATATTGCTGATTTTAACACAAAAAATTCTATTTTAGATAATAACATTGCAAAAAAATATCATTATAATTTTGACAATTATCCTTTAAAATTAAAACTTGCTCTTCCTCTTTATTCTCAAACTATTCAATTTAGAGAAAATAAAGCTTTGAGTATTTTTGAAGGAGTTGAAAAAAATGATTTTGATTCAAACTTTATAGAAATTTCTGATAATTTATATAAAGTTTTAAATAGTACTTATTTTCAAGGAAGATATGTATATAAAGATGATATTTTCAGATTTGAAGATACTAAAGAAAAAGAGTTAAAAATCGCTTTAAATGACTTTTTAAAACTTAGTGACAATAGATTTAATGAAGTGATTTTTTATACGTTAAAATATAAAAATAAGTTTAATTTAGAAAAATTAATAAAAGGAAAATGATGATTTTAAGAAGTTTAATTTTAACGCTTTTTATAAAGCTTTCAATTTTTGCTTGTGCTGGTGGTTGGGATTATAATCAAAAAGAGTTTGTTTTTTTAGAAAATAGAAAAATGCCTTTTTCGAATATCGCTCAAGAGATAAACTCAGCAAATGTTTATAATACAATCCTTTGGGCTTATGAAGAAAAGAACAAAGAAGAAAATCTAAAAGAGTGGCAAAAAGAACTAAAAAATACCTATAATTTAGAAGAAATTGAAAAGTTTGTCTATAAAAGAGAAAATCTTGAAAAATTAAAAGATAAAGAAATTTTAGATTATATAAAATTAGTAGAAAAACAAGAAAAACATGTAACTTACAACTATTATATGAGTGATGAAGAAAAAGCAAAACTAAAAGATTATAAACAACTTTTAAATGAAGCTTTAAATAAAATAGAAAATACAAACTCTTCTTGGTTAAAAATCAGATATTTTTATTTAGCGTTAAGATTGGCTCATTATAAAAAACAAAATCCTTTGGAAATTTATGAAAAATACAAATATTTACTGCAAGATGATACAAAAACAATTGCAAAAGATTGGATTTTAGCTTTAAATGCGGGAGCTTTAGTAAAAAGTGGTGAGATTGTAAAAGGTGTTTATGAATTCTCAAAACTATTTGATGAAGATAAAATAAATTCCCATTTAAGTTACTATAACTTTTTTCATATAAAAACAAATGACCAATGGAATGAACTTTTAAATTTTGCAAAAACTCCTGAAGAGAAAACAAAATTTTATGCCCTTAGAGCTTTAAATGAAAATAGCAATATTTTAGAAGAATTAAAAAATATCTATGCTTTAGATAAAAATTCAAAATGGTTTGAATTTGTACTTTTTAGAGAACTTTTAAATACTCAACACTATTTTGACCAATACAGTGATTATGAAAGAAATTTTGATTTCAAAAAATATATAGAATTTTTAAAAGAAGTGAAAAAAGATGATATGTATTTAGTAAATTTAAGCCTTGCTTATTTGAATCTTTATGAAAAAAACTTTGATGAAAGCTCTAAAATTACCCAAGAATTACTAAAAAACTATCCAAAATCCCATGAAGTTCAAACTCTAGCTTATGTTTTATATTTACAACAATTAAAAAATATTGATATAAAAACTGAAAATGATATTTATGAAAAAATGATAAGTCTTACAAAAAATGAGACAAATTCATCATCAATTCATGATTATACTTTTGTAATTTTAGAAAAATTATATCTTGAAAAAAATGATAAATTAAATGCTTTTTTAGCAAATCATATAAACTATTTAGATGAAGCTGTTTTTGATTTAAGTTTATTAGAAAAATTTGAAACATTTATGAAAAATCCTAAAGATTCTAAAATGAAAGAGTATTTTGCCCAAGTTTATGCAAAAAATAATAAATTAACTGAAGAAAATAATAATTTTATTTTAAGTGAATCCTTAATTAATGCAAAAACAAAACTACTAATCAACAACCTAAAATTTAAAGAAGCTTTAACTCTTAATGCTTCTATTTTAAGTGAAAAAGTTCAATTCAACCCTTTTAATGGCTTAATAAAAGGAAATAATAGAAGTGGTAAACAAGATACTATGAGTTTAAAAGAGTTTTTGGAAAAAATTTTGGTTATACAAAATGAACTAGAAAAAAATCCAAAAAGTGTTATGGATAACTATCTTTTTGCAAATGCTTTATATAATTTAAGCTATTTTGGAAACTCAAATATTCTAACAACTGTATATAGAAGCGTTTATTCTTTCAATGATTATGATTTACAAAAAGAAAAAATTGATTTATCAATAAAGCATTATACAATTGCAAAAAATGAAGCAAAAGAAAAAGAGTTTAAAGCAAAAATAACTTATATGCTAGCAAAAGCTGAACTTGCTTCTTATGATATAAAATACTCTAAAAAAGAACAAGATTACTATAATAAAGACCTTTCTAGATATGATTTAGAAAGATTTTGGTATTTTAGAAATGAAAAAATTTATGATGAATATATAAAAAATAATTATGGTAAATATTTTGATATATTAAAAAAAGATTTTAGTGATACAAAATATTACAATGAATTAATCAAAGAGTGTGCTAATCTTAGAGTTTATGAAAAACAAAATATTAAAAAACCTAAGCCAGCTATGCAGTAATATTTGATAATATTTTAGAAGAAATAAATAAGGAAAATTAATGCAATATTTTGGAGTAATTGAAACTAAATATGAAGAGGTTTTTTTAACACAAAGTTATATGTACTTCAATGAAGAAAATGAAGAAATAACAGCTAAAGATTTAAAAGATAAAATCAAAACAACTAAAGATAGAAAAAAAAATATAATAGGAACAGTTTTTTTATACAATCCTGTCGTAACTCCTATTGGATTTGATTCAAATAAATATTTATTAGAGCAAGATTTTGATGATTTTGATAAAATGATTGAATTAAAAGCTGAAACTTATATCACTGTTTTCAAACAAGCAATGAGAGAGAGTTGTAAAGGTAAAATTGTAGAGATTAAGAATCTATTTAACCTAATAGAATCTCATATTGATACAGCAAATTTATTAACAAAATTTAATGAAGATTTAGAAAAATATAATTCAGCTCAAAATACAGAGTTTGATAGAGATATTATGTATGTTGACGCAGCAAATTTTATACCTTCTGGTAAATTTGTATTTTTTTGTTGGGGAGATAAAATCAAGGAAAAAGAATTTCCTTACATAAATGAATACGCAAAAACAATTTATGAAAATAGTTTAAAACTTGGTAAAAAAGTTGTTTATGTTTAT
Coding sequences:
- the selA gene encoding L-seryl-tRNA(Sec) selenium transferase; this translates as MILLKSIPKVDKFITHEAFEGLSKTLVTKISKEVIENLRNNILNETIKEINEQSLISEVLQNYENLISPSLKSVINATGIIVHTNLGRSLLDENSLKKTIQIATTYNNLEYDLNEGKRGERYAHITKTLKALTNCEDAIVVNNNASAVFLILNTFCKNKEVVVSRGELVEIGGSFRVPEVMTQSGAILKEIGTTNKTHLRDYENAINEKTSMLMKVHKSNYSIEGFSSEVSFEEIVEVAQKNNIIDYYDMGSGHMIDLPYNLNKNEPSILEIMQYNPSLLSFSGDKLLGSVQAGIIIGKKELIEKIKKNQLLRMLRVDKITLALLEDTLNSYLKNDLEQIPTLKMLFASTETLEQRATKLKEKIEDIYNCEVIKTSTMVGGGTTPNKKIPSIALSLEYKNYKPNQLEKLLRKNLIISRIENEKVLLDFRTIQENELEKLENILKGLFN
- the selB gene encoding selenocysteine-specific translation elongation factor; translation: MSNIIIGTAGHIDHGKTALIRALNGLEGDSTNEEKERGITIDLSFSNMSKGQQNIAFIDVPGHEKLVKNMIAGAFGFDYVMLVISAIEGIKPQTVEHIEIINLLGLKEIIVVITKKDLVNKEELELKKEEILEFLKEFDFEIKFISCVSIYDETSIEKLKIQLFSIKNSTKQEENFFRFYVDRVFSPKGIGTVVTGTVLGKKCLIDEKVFICQNQKESKIKNIQVHNQNVLEANISSRAALNLQNVNITNLKKGDLITKKGHIRGFDGIDISFKCLKNKKLNHNQTYNLFIGAKKIDVKVLLFDCITNLETGFATLKANEQLFTIFGEKIILRSGNETICGGTILNPIIDPMKKNQKKRLLEALDKKDFTSAYKELLEAHKKGLGIISSTQRFALSHEEAINFAKNMSDVFIDEKELVIYPLDTKNEIKDYIKEIYTKNSYALLSNSSINLRLKWASQAFIQLCLDELVNENFLIHETSLYKNANIKEDFTKDLENIVLQRLKDEDIEPTAPYNIYDDLDIDRKLGDDILKSLTSKKQVIRLQHNLFIHFESLNKIVKTMKEIIKKDGYIELSNFKQRFDLSRKYLITYLDYLDNYSDIKKVDTKRIFS
- a CDS encoding sensor histidine kinase; translated protein: MKINKLKNLILLITLIIIFLIDFGLIANINNKWNETLKRIETLNSEISLKEEYIKNALEKRNEEFKWALFLFVLSNFIGVILLYLYRKEKNEYEQKLYDEKEKAIITLKSIGDAVITIDENANVTFLNLVAQKILHCSKEEVIGKKINDILNLIDIKTNKPIDLEIKKILRLGKIRVMDENIGLINKNNKLFEIEDSVASIKNKEGKILGAVFVFHDVTEQNKYRKKLVENEKIMLQQSKLSAMADMLENMAHHWRQPLSLISTLATGLKIKKQINDLDDNYLIESLENINQSSQNLSKIIDDFTIFLRPTNKKNDYFLLDKSLEKVITIFQSNLKENNIKVNINTKEKIGFYGCENELMQIFIGIINNCIDAVISKKDRFIFIDIYKKEKEIEVSFLDSGGGIPNDIIDRIFEPYFTTKYKTQGKGISLYIIEGMVKNLFSGIIKVENENFSFKDKKLSGAKFSIFLKLEETLV
- a CDS encoding UvrD-helicase domain-containing protein; protein product: MKLTKEQEEIINSSKLSFKINAVAGSGKTTTLLEYAKNNSHLKILYLAYNKSLQISLQEKLKDYKLPYLHVSTIHSLAYNKIEAYNYHLTADLKNHIVEKVITNYELREHQRTYYPIPEYIALIKDLVNFYCNSSLIALDSKLLENYKKQSDLGAKILELLNKNEKRVLEHLKIILSSMKNKVIEATHDFYLKMFYLNKKVSTNLPYDLVLVDEAQDISDVMIGIIENLNCRRIYVGDSFQQIYTFRFATNALNKIDLPSYDLTKSFRFGDNYAKILQNNLNSLYEINGSKLLKISGIESNTKIGKEHIDFSKQLCIIARSTFGLVQQLVYYIHDKKKIYFEGGYNSYSFMNQTVYSIFYLKQKKNDKITIDEIKDFETIGELEQFAKDTKNQDYLNIIKFINTYGDNIFEINKKIKEHLVTNKKDADIIFTTTHKSKGLEYEQVIMADDFISKKELVNTKNKLSFQRANEELNIYYVAATRAKKAIQMADLNLTYTYNENDETTTYVKSRFISKSANNKKSKELQEEWLKKNRVKKV